The genomic region ACACCGTCGCGAAGATCGAGCGACCAGAGACGCGTCCGGCGTTCCCGTGGCAGCGACATGTCCCAACACGCGTCGCCGGGTGGTACGAATGTCAGAAGCTGATCGTCGGAGGGACAGAATTGCGGATGCGTGAGCAAACCCGGCATGTCGACGAGCGACTCTGTCGAGCCACCTTCGAGATCTGCCAGACGGATCTGGCTTGACTCGCAGTGCCGCAAAACGATCAGCGCGGCTGTGCCGTCGACATTCAGCGATGGCACAGCGGGGTGGATTACGGTGATGGGAGGTTCTCCCGAAAGGTCGACGAGCGTGTCAACAGCACCACCTTCGATGTCGCACGAGGCAAGCGTTCGGTCGGTGCCCCAAATGACACGGCGGCCGTCCGGGTGCATGGTCAGCGCACCTCCCGACAAGCCCGAGTCGCGCGTCAGCTGGTTCACGGTTCCGTCGTGAATGTCGAGCCGATACAGCTCGCGTCCTCTATCGCCGCCCCCAGCAAAGACCAGCCACCGACCGTCACGGCTGAATGCCTGGGCGGTGAAGTAGGGTGCTTCGCACCGCAACGATGGCAGGTCGAGATGCCAGACTTCGCGTTGCGTGCGCTGGTCGCGGAAACGCCGGATTTGTGCGTCTCGCCGCGAGGTCGATCGGTGAACCACCGCGTGCTCGGCACGCGGTGGCCATTTCTTCGTGATCGACTCCGTCCCGGGCACCGCGAGACGATACCGCGCCGCAAGTGCGTAACCACATACAAACAGTTGAAAAGGGTAGAAGAGCGACGGTTGCCCTTTGCCATGCGTGAGTTAAGCGGCGGCTTCGGTCTTGCCCCAGACCTTGTCGTTGAACTCGCCGATCGCCTTGTCGAGGCCTTCGACGACGTCGTCGCCCAGGGCTTTGGTCTCGACGAGCGTCGAGCGGACGGTGCTGTGACTCTGGTCGACGTACGCGAGGAAACCATCCTGCCACTCGCGGACGCGGTTGACCTCGACGTCGTCGAGGTAGCCCTTGGTGGCGGCGTAGATGACCATGACCTGCTGCTCGAACGGCATCGGCTGGTACTGCGGCTGCTTGAGGAGCTCAACGAGGCGGGCACCGCGATCGAGCTGCTTCTGCGTCGCCGGGTCGAGTTCAGTGCCGAGCTGGGCGAAGGCTTCGAGCTCGCGGTAGGCGGCGAGGTCGAGGCGCAGCGAGCCGGCGACCTTCTTCATGGCCTTCGTCTGGGCCGAGCCACCGACGCGGGACACCGAGATACCGACGTTGATGGCCGGGCGAACGCCGGCGAAGAAGAGGTCGGGCTCGAGGTAAATCTGGCCGTCGGTGATGGAGATGACGTTCGTCGGGATGTAGGCCGACACTTCGCCTTCCTGCGTTTCGATGATCGGGAGGGCGGTGAGCGATCCGCCGCCGTTGTCGTCGGAGAGCTTGACGGCCCGCTCGAGCAGGCGGCTGTGCAGGTAAAAAACGTCGCC from Planctomycetota bacterium harbors:
- the atpA gene encoding F0F1 ATP synthase subunit alpha; the encoded protein is MHRLPGGEVRSTGRLLEVAVGDELIGRVVNPLGVPMDGKGEIRTSQTRKMDIVAPGIAARQPVHEPLATGIKAVDSMIPIGRGQRELIIGDRKTGKTAVALDAILNQKGQGVKCFYVAVGGKESSVAGVVDVLEREGAMDYTTVIVASAADPAPLQFIAPYAGTAMAEHFMWQGEATLVVYDDLSKQAAAYRQLSLLLRRPPGREAFPGDVFYLHSRLLERAVKLSDDNGGGSLTALPIIETQEGEVSAYIPTNVISITDGQIYLEPDLFFAGVRPAINVGISVSRVGGSAQTKAMKKVAGSLRLDLAAYRELEAFAQLGTELDPATQKQLDRGARLVELLKQPQYQPMPFEQQVMVIYAATKGYLDDVEVNRVREWQDGFLAYVDQSHSTVRSTLVETKALGDDVVEGLDKAIGEFNDKVWGKTEAAA